A stretch of the Filimonas lacunae genome encodes the following:
- a CDS encoding glycoside hydrolase family 3 N-terminal domain-containing protein — MKQLLVLALLCCLWSYSGAQQFLQANEQAAHWVDSVFKTLNKKEKIAQLMVLRVSERKGTTVAYYDDQVAAYAKKYNIGGICLFQGPPVKQAQMINHIQASAATPVMVCVDGETGVGMRFDSVPKYPDQLTLGAVSDENLVYRVGKAIAEQCKRIGIQVNYAPVIDINNNPNNPVINFRSFGEDKYKVARWGIAITKGMQDAGVMACGKHFPGHGDVAVDSHLDLPVINKSVTQLDSLELYPFRQLIQAGVGSMMVAHLYIPAIDSTPNRATSLSPANVTGLLRNQLGFKGITFTDGLEMKGVTKFYPAGEAGLQSLIAGNDMLCLPGDIKGTISKVKKAMKKGLFTKEQLDEHVRRVLLAKYNLGLNTLQPVQTENLTVQLNAGITDLKKEVYAQAITLLKQTNTAAIPFVKKGKVAFIGIGLAQSNRFAQLLQQQLGAECFYFDYKQTEAQAKALLEQSKTYDAIIIGVHQYNKYPAGNFGISNAAVTLLNQLQQQDNVTSFVFGNPYAIKNLCQAHNLVACYEDDSLMHETAVALLQGKQTAYGTLPVTVCKEFTYGTGIISGKSVAVNTTAIKIDTAALHAIDSIAENAIQKGATPGCVVLVAKDGNIVFNRAYGYMNYDKKEPVTTETVYDLASVTKISATTVSIMQLYEQGKIDIHKTLGDYLPWVKGTDKEHLVLENLLLHQAGLTAFIPFYKETIHTVTGKPLRGFFVEKEDSNHQVRVAKGMFLRNTWKDTLYKRILQSPLGAPNTYIYSDNDFIFLGKVVEEVSGMPLDEFAREHFYGPLHMITTTFQPWKYLPVNTIAPTEQEKYFRLQLLRGDVHDPGAALLGGVAGHAGLFSNAHDLAQLYLLLLNGGEWNKVHLLKKETIDFFTAYHSKVSRRGLGFDKPEKDNATRKVPYPAAGVTAQAFGHTGFTGTCVWADPEQNLLYIFLSNRVCPEGGSNDKLTRLNVRSAIHEVIYQAIRNN; from the coding sequence ATGAAGCAACTGCTGGTTTTGGCTTTGTTATGTTGTTTATGGAGTTATTCGGGCGCCCAACAGTTTTTGCAAGCGAATGAACAGGCCGCTCACTGGGTAGATAGTGTATTTAAAACACTGAATAAAAAGGAGAAGATTGCCCAGTTGATGGTGCTAAGGGTAAGCGAGCGGAAGGGCACAACAGTTGCCTATTACGATGATCAGGTGGCGGCCTATGCCAAAAAATACAATATCGGGGGCATTTGTTTATTTCAGGGGCCGCCTGTAAAACAGGCGCAGATGATAAATCATATCCAGGCATCTGCCGCTACTCCGGTGATGGTGTGTGTAGATGGCGAAACGGGTGTGGGAATGCGGTTTGACAGTGTGCCTAAATATCCCGATCAGCTAACATTGGGGGCTGTGTCTGATGAAAACCTGGTGTACAGGGTAGGGAAGGCTATTGCCGAACAGTGTAAACGTATAGGTATACAGGTGAACTACGCTCCGGTAATAGACATCAATAACAACCCCAATAACCCTGTTATCAATTTCCGCAGTTTTGGTGAAGACAAGTATAAAGTGGCCCGCTGGGGCATTGCTATTACCAAAGGTATGCAGGATGCGGGTGTAATGGCGTGTGGTAAACATTTTCCGGGACATGGAGATGTGGCGGTAGACAGCCATCTGGACCTTCCGGTGATTAATAAGTCTGTTACACAGTTAGATTCTTTGGAGCTTTACCCTTTCCGCCAGCTGATACAGGCGGGGGTAGGTAGTATGATGGTAGCGCATTTATATATTCCTGCTATTGACAGCACGCCCAACCGCGCTACTTCTTTATCTCCTGCAAACGTAACGGGCCTATTGCGTAACCAGCTGGGATTTAAGGGAATTACGTTCACAGATGGACTGGAAATGAAAGGGGTGACCAAATTTTATCCTGCGGGTGAGGCGGGCTTGCAAAGCCTTATTGCGGGAAATGATATGCTGTGTTTGCCGGGTGATATTAAGGGTACGATCAGCAAAGTAAAAAAAGCCATGAAGAAAGGCCTTTTTACAAAAGAACAACTGGATGAACATGTGCGACGCGTGCTACTGGCTAAGTATAACCTGGGCTTAAACACACTGCAGCCTGTACAAACCGAAAACCTGACCGTGCAATTGAATGCAGGTATTACTGATTTAAAAAAGGAAGTATATGCCCAGGCTATCACCTTATTAAAGCAAACAAATACAGCCGCCATTCCCTTTGTTAAAAAGGGGAAAGTGGCTTTTATAGGTATCGGGCTTGCACAATCCAACCGTTTTGCGCAGCTTTTACAGCAACAGTTGGGAGCGGAGTGCTTTTATTTTGACTACAAACAAACAGAAGCCCAGGCAAAAGCACTGTTAGAACAGTCGAAAACTTATGACGCTATTATTATAGGAGTACATCAGTATAATAAATACCCGGCAGGTAACTTCGGAATCAGTAATGCAGCTGTTACGCTTTTAAATCAGTTGCAGCAGCAGGATAATGTAACCAGCTTTGTCTTTGGCAATCCCTACGCTATAAAAAATCTTTGCCAGGCGCATAACCTGGTGGCTTGTTATGAAGATGACAGCCTGATGCATGAAACAGCAGTGGCATTATTACAAGGAAAGCAAACAGCGTATGGTACGTTGCCTGTTACTGTGTGCAAGGAGTTTACCTATGGCACTGGCATTATCTCCGGCAAGTCTGTTGCGGTAAACACTACTGCTATAAAAATAGATACGGCGGCACTCCATGCAATAGACTCTATTGCTGAAAATGCTATTCAAAAAGGCGCCACTCCGGGTTGTGTGGTGCTGGTGGCAAAAGATGGTAACATCGTATTTAACCGGGCTTACGGATATATGAACTATGATAAGAAGGAGCCGGTAACTACCGAAACGGTATATGATCTGGCTTCTGTTACCAAAATTTCAGCCACTACTGTGAGCATTATGCAGTTGTATGAGCAAGGTAAAATTGATATCCATAAAACGCTGGGCGATTACCTGCCTTGGGTAAAGGGCACCGATAAAGAGCACCTGGTTCTCGAAAATCTGTTGCTACACCAGGCAGGACTCACTGCTTTTATACCATTTTACAAGGAAACCATTCATACGGTGACCGGAAAGCCCCTCAGGGGCTTTTTTGTTGAAAAGGAGGATAGCAACCACCAGGTAAGGGTGGCCAAAGGCATGTTTTTAAGAAATACCTGGAAGGATACACTCTATAAAAGGATTTTACAGAGCCCATTAGGTGCCCCCAACACATATATTTATAGTGATAATGACTTTATTTTCCTGGGAAAGGTGGTTGAAGAGGTATCTGGCATGCCTTTGGATGAGTTTGCGCGCGAACATTTTTATGGGCCGTTGCATATGATAACCACCACTTTTCAACCCTGGAAATATTTACCTGTAAACACCATTGCACCTACAGAGCAGGAAAAGTATTTCAGGCTGCAACTATTACGCGGCGATGTGCATGATCCGGGAGCTGCTCTTTTAGGAGGTGTTGCCGGTCATGCAGGGCTGTTTAGTAATGCACATGATCTGGCTCAGCTTTATTTATTGCTATTAAATGGCGGTGAATGGAATAAAGTTCATCTGCTGAAAAAAGAAACCATTGATTTTTTTACCGCTTATCACAGTAAAGTAAGCAGACGGGGATTGGGGTTTGATAAGCCGGAAAAGGACAATGCCACCCGTAAAGTTCCGTATCCTGCTGCCGGAGTTACTGCACAGGCGTTTGGACACACGGGCTTCACTGGTACCTGCGTATGGGCCGATCCTGAGCAAAACCTGTTGTATATATTCCTGAGCAACCGGGTTTGCCCTGAAGGAGGGAGCAATGATAAATTAACCCGATTGAATGTCAGGTCAGCTATTCACGAGGTTATTTATCAAGCCATTCGTAACAATTAG
- a CDS encoding DUF4836 family protein gives MKILKTTLSLSVVAIIILFASCKKSVPKQIKYIPKDASFVFAANAKRLNDKLEGSQVKIDSLLKVVFTESKVAPEDIKKWEDLKDAGIDWQSDIFGFVQQRGSMMSGTSQVFGAVAAVSSASKLEAYLKKQMPKATVKKVDGYSEIELDGDAVAGWNDEVLILTGATQTRSFSDDNAASGKTASTQLATLFKLKTEESALAIDPFKNFIKEKADLLLWVNSGGAFNALPMLGMTKISDLVKDSYSGIVVNFENGKVEANITSYSGKVMADMIKKYPPSAVDLDMVTTYPSNNVTGLLSVNFDLGLIAEIIRYGGFEATANQYLTTLGFTVEDVTKAFKGDMAVVFSDFVVEEKSNPDYPEYKTKTPSIKYVFNAKVGDKASYNKVLSALAAKGWLTQTATGYTPAMPLGGFVVVELNEKNMLVASDSTLLGQYKTGTGKAGIPGDVISKGKGKVAYMYVDLSKIFSVIPVDSSSIDIMNQVKATFKDAYVSADKYEGNTSKGVMELRTGNEKENSLATLVKLGWAVANKFKQEEARAAAASDAAEAADSVAVDSTVAVPVAPVK, from the coding sequence ATGAAAATTCTAAAAACCACCTTATCCCTGTCGGTTGTTGCAATCATTATTTTGTTTGCCTCCTGCAAAAAGAGTGTACCTAAGCAAATTAAGTACATCCCTAAAGACGCTTCTTTTGTTTTTGCTGCCAATGCTAAAAGACTGAACGATAAACTGGAAGGCAGCCAGGTTAAAATTGACTCGCTGCTGAAAGTAGTGTTTACCGAAAGTAAGGTAGCTCCCGAAGACATTAAAAAGTGGGAAGATTTAAAAGATGCCGGTATCGACTGGCAGAGCGACATATTCGGCTTTGTTCAGCAGCGCGGTTCTATGATGAGCGGTACTTCCCAGGTGTTTGGTGCAGTGGCTGCCGTATCCAGCGCTTCTAAACTGGAAGCTTACCTGAAAAAGCAAATGCCTAAAGCCACTGTGAAAAAAGTAGATGGCTATTCTGAAATAGAACTGGATGGTGATGCCGTAGCAGGTTGGAACGATGAAGTATTGATTTTAACCGGTGCCACACAAACACGTTCTTTTTCTGATGACAATGCTGCCAGCGGCAAAACTGCCAGCACGCAATTAGCTACTCTGTTCAAATTAAAGACAGAAGAATCTGCCTTAGCTATTGATCCGTTTAAAAATTTCATCAAAGAAAAGGCTGACCTGCTGTTGTGGGTTAACAGCGGTGGAGCATTTAATGCATTGCCTATGCTGGGTATGACCAAAATAAGCGATCTGGTAAAAGATTCTTATTCAGGCATAGTGGTGAATTTTGAAAATGGTAAGGTAGAAGCTAATATCACTTCGTACAGCGGTAAGGTAATGGCCGATATGATCAAAAAATATCCACCATCTGCTGTTGATCTGGATATGGTAACTACTTATCCTTCTAACAATGTTACCGGCTTACTGTCCGTTAACTTCGACTTAGGCTTAATTGCTGAAATCATCAGGTATGGCGGTTTTGAAGCTACAGCTAACCAATACCTGACCACATTAGGCTTTACGGTTGAAGATGTTACCAAGGCATTCAAAGGGGACATGGCTGTTGTGTTCAGCGATTTTGTAGTAGAAGAAAAGTCTAATCCGGATTATCCTGAATACAAAACCAAAACTCCTTCTATCAAATATGTTTTCAACGCGAAAGTAGGAGATAAAGCGTCTTATAATAAAGTACTGTCTGCTTTAGCGGCTAAAGGCTGGTTAACACAAACCGCTACCGGCTATACACCTGCCATGCCATTAGGTGGTTTTGTGGTGGTAGAGCTGAACGAGAAAAACATGCTGGTTGCCAGCGATTCTACCTTACTGGGTCAATACAAAACAGGTACTGGTAAAGCGGGTATCCCTGGTGATGTAATCAGCAAAGGAAAAGGCAAAGTGGCTTATATGTATGTTGATTTAAGCAAAATATTCAGCGTTATACCTGTAGATAGTTCTTCTATTGATATCATGAACCAGGTAAAAGCCACTTTTAAAGATGCTTATGTTAGCGCCGATAAATATGAAGGCAACACTTCAAAAGGCGTAATGGAATTACGTACCGGTAATGAAAAAGAAAACAGCCTGGCTACCCTTGTAAAACTGGGATGGGCCGTGGCAAATAAATTTAAGCAGGAAGAAGCACGCGCAGCTGCTGCTTCGGATGCTGCTGAGGCTGCCGATTCTGTAGCTGTTGATTCTACTGTAGCAGTGCCGGTGGCTCCTGTTAAATAA
- a CDS encoding ATP-binding cassette domain-containing protein, with product MQLALQNLVPVPLRDKILQRSSDIWNTDVLLQQGQRIKVKAPSGTGKTTLIHILYRLRDDYKGAVLWDNKDERAYDATAMAVLRQQQVSVVFQDLRLFTNLTARENIELNRVLTPTPLYDASVIDAMAERLGITHILQQRAGLCSYGEQQRIAIVRALVQPFNWLLMDEPFSHLDANNTRKAAALIAEECEKRKAGFVLTDLDEDAHFDYNVFYNL from the coding sequence ATGCAACTAGCCTTACAAAACCTGGTACCGGTTCCTTTACGTGATAAAATATTACAACGCAGCAGTGATATCTGGAATACAGATGTCTTGTTGCAGCAAGGACAGCGTATTAAAGTAAAAGCGCCCAGCGGCACAGGTAAAACAACATTGATACATATATTGTACAGGTTGCGTGATGATTATAAAGGGGCTGTGTTATGGGATAACAAAGATGAGCGTGCTTATGATGCCACTGCTATGGCAGTGCTGCGTCAGCAGCAAGTAAGTGTGGTGTTCCAGGATTTACGTTTATTCACAAACCTTACAGCGCGCGAAAATATAGAATTAAACAGGGTGCTTACCCCCACGCCATTGTATGATGCTTCTGTTATTGATGCCATGGCCGAACGGTTAGGCATTACGCATATACTACAGCAGCGTGCAGGGCTTTGCAGCTATGGCGAGCAGCAACGTATTGCTATTGTTCGTGCATTGGTGCAGCCTTTTAACTGGCTACTGATGGATGAGCCTTTTAGCCACCTGGATGCAAACAACACCCGCAAAGCAGCTGCATTAATAGCAGAAGAGTGCGAAAAGCGTAAGGCCGGGTTTGTACTTACCGATTTGGATGAAGATGCACATTTTGATTATAATGTCTTTTACAACCTGTAA
- a CDS encoding porin family protein: MKKRMILMMAGIAGFTMVSNTYAQTTTTTTSSNTNPGGVYIRGGLSLANISTNGDGTTSSSNTLATFNAGFLGDLPLNDMFSLQAGLFLQGKGAKANQYLDDNNHNDNYVKASFRPYYLQVPVNFAVKVPLGTDSRIFIAAGPFVSMGLWGNTTVRTKVAGGAESVTKSDIKFESVDGNGQNDNNYDRFKRFEFGLNGAAGIEAGRMMLGVNYDWGLSKINQIYDNQNNDKNKYRTFSINLGYRLN, from the coding sequence ATGAAAAAGAGAATGATTTTGATGATGGCAGGAATTGCAGGCTTTACAATGGTTAGCAACACCTATGCACAAACAACCACAACTACCACTTCTTCTAACACTAACCCAGGCGGGGTGTATATAAGAGGGGGTTTAAGTCTTGCCAACATTTCTACCAATGGAGATGGAACCACTAGCAGCTCTAATACCCTGGCCACTTTTAATGCTGGCTTTTTGGGTGACCTTCCCTTAAATGACATGTTTTCTTTACAAGCCGGTTTATTTTTACAAGGAAAGGGGGCTAAGGCTAACCAGTACCTGGATGACAACAACCACAACGACAACTATGTAAAAGCCAGTTTTCGTCCTTATTATCTGCAGGTTCCTGTAAACTTTGCGGTAAAAGTACCATTAGGAACTGATAGCCGTATTTTCATAGCTGCGGGACCGTTTGTATCTATGGGACTTTGGGGTAACACAACCGTTCGCACGAAAGTTGCCGGGGGAGCAGAAAGTGTAACCAAATCTGATATTAAGTTTGAATCTGTTGACGGTAATGGCCAAAATGACAACAACTACGATCGCTTTAAAAGATTTGAATTCGGCTTAAACGGCGCTGCTGGTATTGAAGCTGGCCGCATGATGTTAGGCGTTAATTACGATTGGGGCCTGAGCAAGATCAACCAGATCTATGACAATCAGAACAACGACAAAAACAAATACCGCACCTTTAGCATTAACCTGGGTTACCGCTTAAACTAA
- a CDS encoding PSP1 domain-containing protein produces MNVHDWLMNLPFSDPESSCKVVEVSFNKGSRKEYFRNNSLQYFEKGAYVTVEGVSGFDVGEISLTGELVRLQMKKKGVDEFNPDMKRILRQPSEKDVELFQQNKAREPQMLMRCRAIARQLNIQMKLSEVEIQADGKKATFFYTADDRVDFREMIKIYAGEFKVKVEMRQIGIRQEAAKVGGIGSCGRELCCSTWLTDFKSVTTTAARYQNLSINQTKLSGQCGRLKCCLNYELDTYLDALQQFPDNADTLETTRGTAHLIKKDIFKNLMWYVLPDSSKQYPLTIQRVKEIKRLNGRGEKVEELQAVELVNNKPKEIEPQFVDVVGQISLRSLERGSKRRKEKDHREQQQQRNDRKGGSGGGHNEREAKAERSHEPQQRGGGGGQQRNAGNEQQRQGNNQGGGGNNKPPQQQQQRNQQQKPKQQQQPQRQGGEGNNNQQQGSGNNKPPQQQQKHPPRQQRPHHNQRPPQDKKPPQQTPPPPSDKA; encoded by the coding sequence ATGAATGTACACGACTGGCTGATGAACCTCCCTTTTAGCGATCCCGAAAGCAGTTGTAAAGTAGTAGAAGTATCTTTTAATAAAGGAAGCCGTAAAGAATATTTCAGGAATAATTCTCTTCAGTATTTTGAAAAAGGCGCATACGTAACAGTTGAGGGCGTAAGTGGATTTGATGTAGGGGAAATAAGCCTGACCGGTGAACTGGTTCGCCTGCAAATGAAGAAAAAAGGGGTGGATGAGTTTAACCCCGATATGAAAAGAATACTACGCCAGCCTTCTGAAAAAGACGTTGAACTATTTCAGCAGAACAAAGCACGCGAGCCACAAATGTTGATGCGCTGCCGCGCTATTGCCCGTCAGCTGAATATTCAGATGAAGCTGAGCGAAGTAGAAATTCAGGCTGATGGTAAAAAAGCTACTTTCTTTTATACTGCCGATGATCGCGTGGATTTTCGGGAAATGATTAAAATTTACGCCGGCGAGTTTAAGGTAAAAGTGGAAATGCGGCAGATAGGCATACGTCAGGAAGCAGCTAAAGTAGGTGGCATAGGAAGCTGTGGCCGTGAATTATGCTGTAGCACCTGGTTAACCGACTTTAAAAGTGTAACCACTACAGCTGCCCGCTACCAGAACCTGAGTATTAACCAAACCAAATTGAGTGGTCAGTGCGGCCGTTTAAAGTGCTGCCTGAACTACGAACTGGATACTTACCTGGATGCCTTACAGCAATTCCCGGACAATGCAGACACGTTGGAAACCACACGTGGCACTGCACACCTGATTAAAAAAGATATTTTCAAAAACCTGATGTGGTATGTGCTGCCCGATAGCAGCAAACAATACCCCTTAACCATACAGCGGGTAAAAGAAATAAAGCGTCTCAACGGTCGCGGCGAAAAGGTGGAAGAGTTACAGGCAGTAGAACTGGTGAACAACAAGCCCAAAGAAATAGAACCGCAGTTTGTAGACGTAGTAGGCCAGATAAGCCTGCGCAGCCTGGAAAGAGGTAGCAAGCGCCGTAAAGAAAAAGACCATCGCGAACAGCAACAGCAACGCAACGATCGCAAAGGTGGCAGCGGTGGTGGTCATAACGAGCGGGAAGCCAAAGCAGAGCGTAGCCATGAGCCACAACAACGTGGCGGTGGTGGAGGGCAGCAGCGAAATGCGGGCAATGAGCAACAACGCCAGGGCAACAACCAGGGCGGTGGGGGTAATAACAAACCACCTCAGCAACAACAGCAGCGCAACCAGCAACAAAAACCAAAGCAGCAACAACAGCCTCAACGCCAGGGTGGTGAGGGCAACAATAACCAGCAGCAAGGTAGTGGCAACAACAAACCGCCACAACAGCAGCAGAAACACCCGCCCAGGCAACAACGGCCACATCATAATCAAAGGCCACCACAGGATAAAAAACCGCCACAACAAACACCTCCTCCGCCTTCTGATAAGGCATAA
- a CDS encoding DNA polymerase III subunit, whose translation MQFDKVIGQKEVKQHLVEMVQQNRLSHALLFLGKEGSGVLPLALAFTQFVTCTTRSGKNKTPKQEAGPSMFGDEPAAEAPSTPQLLNDSCGTCPACFKAQKLMHPDIHYSYPAIPRKSGDKPTSSDYATEWREFVANQPYGNAFDWLQFIGAENKQGNITADECNDIIRKLSLMSFESEYKILLMWMPEYLGKEGNKLLKLIEEPPPNTLFVLVAENEEQILPTILSRCQLVKVPLLETAEVEKALIERANAPAQTARQTAGIAEGNYREALQLLQHASDDWQSLLRDWLNAALKGGPGAQVKWIEEISKQGREKQKQFLRYFNHLLEQSIRIRVMGADRIMLPDQEKDFAQRLNKIASVSQQQTLIEELDKAAYYIERNANAKMLFHALTIKLYHIIQDKALFLTG comes from the coding sequence ATGCAGTTTGATAAGGTTATCGGGCAAAAGGAAGTGAAACAGCATTTGGTAGAGATGGTACAGCAAAACCGTTTAAGCCATGCATTATTGTTTTTGGGAAAGGAAGGCAGTGGCGTATTGCCATTAGCCCTGGCTTTTACCCAATTTGTTACCTGCACCACCCGTTCGGGCAAAAATAAAACGCCTAAACAGGAAGCAGGCCCTTCTATGTTTGGTGACGAGCCAGCAGCAGAAGCGCCTTCTACTCCACAGTTGTTAAATGACTCCTGCGGCACCTGCCCCGCGTGTTTTAAGGCGCAGAAGCTGATGCACCCCGATATACATTATTCCTACCCTGCTATACCCCGCAAAAGCGGCGATAAACCTACCAGCAGTGATTATGCTACCGAATGGCGTGAGTTTGTAGCAAACCAGCCCTATGGCAATGCTTTTGACTGGCTGCAGTTTATAGGCGCAGAAAACAAACAAGGTAATATTACCGCCGATGAGTGTAACGATATCATCAGGAAATTAAGCCTGATGAGCTTTGAAAGCGAATACAAGATCCTGTTAATGTGGATGCCCGAATACTTAGGTAAAGAGGGCAACAAGTTGCTGAAATTAATAGAGGAGCCACCACCTAATACCTTATTTGTGCTGGTGGCCGAAAACGAGGAACAGATATTACCTACTATATTAAGTCGCTGCCAGCTGGTGAAAGTGCCTTTACTGGAAACGGCTGAAGTTGAAAAAGCTTTAATTGAACGTGCCAATGCCCCGGCCCAAACGGCCCGGCAAACAGCTGGTATTGCCGAAGGCAACTACCGCGAGGCGCTGCAATTATTGCAACATGCAAGCGACGACTGGCAAAGCCTGCTACGCGACTGGCTGAATGCTGCCTTAAAAGGTGGCCCCGGCGCACAGGTAAAATGGATTGAAGAAATAAGCAAACAGGGCCGGGAAAAGCAAAAGCAGTTTTTGCGCTATTTCAACCACCTGTTAGAGCAAAGTATACGTATCCGGGTAATGGGCGCTGATAGAATTATGCTGCCCGACCAGGAAAAAGACTTTGCCCAGCGCCTGAACAAAATAGCTTCCGTAAGCCAGCAACAAACGCTGATTGAGGAGCTGGACAAGGCCGCTTATTACATAGAACGCAATGCCAACGCCAAAATGCTGTTCCACGCCCTCACCATTAAGCTCTACCACATTATTCAGGATAAAGCGCTATTTTTGACTGGATAG
- a CDS encoding glutathione peroxidase, with translation MKYFIFCLAFIAIGFAAISKTPSFKPKPKTIYNFKIASLDGGTIDFSAYKGKKILIVNTASKCGFTKQYKGLEALYEAHKDKLVIVGFPSDNFGGQEYQDNSEIKEFCQKNFGVTFPLTTRVDVKGDSITPVFDYLTHKVQNGVLDATIGWNFNKFIIDEKGNLLAHFDSKVTPESPELLKYIEQ, from the coding sequence ATGAAATACTTCATTTTTTGCCTCGCCTTTATAGCTATAGGTTTTGCTGCTATTAGCAAAACGCCTTCTTTCAAACCCAAGCCTAAGACTATTTATAATTTTAAGATTGCTTCTTTAGATGGCGGCACTATTGATTTCTCGGCCTACAAAGGCAAGAAAATACTGATAGTAAACACTGCCTCTAAATGTGGCTTTACTAAACAGTATAAAGGTTTGGAAGCTTTGTATGAAGCGCATAAAGACAAACTGGTGATTGTAGGTTTTCCTTCCGACAACTTTGGTGGCCAGGAATACCAGGACAACAGCGAGATTAAAGAGTTTTGCCAGAAGAACTTTGGCGTAACCTTCCCATTGACTACCCGTGTTGATGTAAAAGGAGACAGCATTACACCCGTGTTTGATTACCTGACTCACAAAGTGCAGAATGGTGTATTAGATGCAACTATTGGCTGGAACTTTAATAAGTTTATCATTGATGAAAAAGGCAACCTGCTGGCTCATTTCGACAGCAAGGTTACACCGGAAAGCCCTGAGCTGCTGAAGTATATAGAACAATAA
- a CDS encoding ComF family protein has protein sequence MKRYITSLLHLFYPHNCAGCGSDVLAPDIPVCASCHSQLPATSFMGIEGNPVEKLFYGRVRIAAAGSLFYFTRQSAVQRILFQLKYERNQQTGLWLGKQLGQQLKSSGRFAHVTAIIPVPLHHRKQKQRGYNQSQLIAEGISSVCKWPVITKALQRSVFTSTQTHQNRENRLLNLQNAFSVHPQHLLSHTHVLLVDDVITTGATLEACALALQQQKITVSIATIASTLLS, from the coding sequence ATGAAACGCTATATCACCTCTTTGCTGCATTTGTTTTACCCCCACAACTGTGCGGGTTGCGGTTCTGATGTGTTAGCACCCGATATACCTGTATGTGCATCCTGCCATAGCCAGTTGCCGGCAACCTCCTTTATGGGAATAGAAGGCAATCCTGTTGAAAAATTGTTTTATGGCCGGGTGCGCATAGCGGCGGCAGGTAGCCTGTTTTATTTTACCCGGCAATCTGCCGTGCAACGCATACTTTTTCAGTTGAAATATGAACGCAACCAGCAAACGGGCTTATGGCTGGGTAAGCAATTAGGCCAGCAGTTAAAAAGCAGCGGAAGATTTGCCCACGTTACTGCTATTATACCAGTGCCATTGCATCATCGTAAACAAAAACAACGGGGCTATAATCAGTCGCAGTTAATTGCAGAGGGCATATCCTCCGTTTGTAAATGGCCGGTTATCACAAAGGCTTTACAACGTAGTGTATTTACCAGCACTCAAACACACCAGAACCGGGAAAACCGGTTGCTGAACCTGCAGAATGCTTTTTCCGTTCACCCGCAACACCTTCTGTCCCACACACACGTTTTATTGGTTGACGATGTAATTACTACCGGGGCTACCCTGGAAGCGTGTGCACTGGCCTTGCAACAGCAGAAAATTACCGTAAGCATTGCCACCATCGCCAGCACCTTGCTATCTTAA